A genomic stretch from Apis cerana isolate GH-2021 linkage group LG7, AcerK_1.0, whole genome shotgun sequence includes:
- the LOC107999423 gene encoding protein lingerer isoform X3 — MSSSNKSVSSGGRGTNKNKSQQHGKSDHHQTKSSDSIKHEKMQMRHAQIIDTRMGSGEDPILKERIKQVMDMTRRSEDEVVMALHDSDGDLDRAVNDLLEGVKTEWEVKKKKPRQPSGSKQSMDASGGQDESSDWDERRNQRGGGPPRMRGRANHDNRGWRGRENKENERNMEDGVRDGSYSSNRRGRGGPGRPGRGGRGGGRGLGPRTFANRNDPSSASSTHSFNRSIDTWTGNEEQQQTTQEPKMDAWNNLDSAEDWDNEEYTGSLADTKVFTPSTSITEPTSSTEEPKTQDRQTVQSNQNVNLSLLQQEELPKLSEIPPIQQQTLIQQTQQQQPILSLPAMQLSQQPNAISGGVLTAAQTQYLTQLTQQTSENLKAAGQNTFSSSISNQPQRQTKQRPRVPPPSKIPSSAVEMPGDAVNSGIGFLDVQFGALEFGSDSSSLDGSANEKYNSASNTITGVDVSSTNTVNTANTNSSLDIETTQPSSTTPFNTTSQMLSNSDNLPVSSEHSINAQTFTARGSSTGQTLDITKQDFTSQVSPGNAPYGTTTTYQSQKTSFQTPTATPNTYNAYSTNAQSTQSSFQTASGTSANNYSATATVSQASYNSSSSFPQSNTSTFSQASPSASASATSGYNQPTTTNQVYQSASGYVPTTTSQYQAQSVATNTVSNSNTGYQSGYQGSSSFQSTPQAYQPSATTFTSPITQTSGAYQSAAQSVYASAYGTYASQPQTASHNHKLNNNTTKDSQYDSNATTSNSSLATTTAPTLGLSSASVNSSQTKVTNSNAVPKSTSSGVVTGSSGSGNMTGGAAGNMTPMLSHQYIMGQGVPYAFQQPVYSYEELQLMQQRIPHMPTTGYYDAALGYQTTGPATSLGGGRGDALSGVQGVQGVQGVQGAYTSISDARFARNDSNASPVPSTMSQQTATQHQQPMMNPTLPPTYAYFAYGGGIMPGGFQYGTPAIYPQIATAGNAGTNSGAYSAKPGSYGSGYGAGASYDALASAGPSAEYKGAGSSYTSTQAGKTGTSTGNTNTGGSSATDITATMYAKSHVALSKVNSYDKQTFHSATPPPFSLTGSQNAGLPGAYGTPHLFIPTMPHQLHQPLHQDGGSSTGQRSNTSSQNKAQAKPGYSPSYWTGSN, encoded by the exons ATGAGTTCAAGCAACAAATCGGTGTCCTCCGGTGGGAGAGGcaccaataaaaataaatcacaacAGCATGGAAAATCAGATCATCATCAAACTAAATCATCGGATTcaataaaacatgaaaaaatgcAG ATGCGGCATGCACAAATTATTGACACTAGAATGGGTAGTGGTGAAGATCCTATTTTGAAAGAACGTATAAAACAAGTTATGGATATGACTAGACGGTCAGAAGACGAAGTTGTTATGGCTTTACATGATAGTGATGGAGACTTGGATCGTGCAGTTAATGATCTTTTGGAAGGAGTAAAAACAGAATGggaagtgaaaaaaaagaagcctCGTCAACCTAGTGGTTCAAAACAAAGTATGGATGCTTCTGGTGGTCAAGATGAAAGTAGTGATTGGGATGAAAGGCGTAATCAACGAGGAGGTGGTCCTCCCCGTATGCGAGGTCGTGCTAATCATGATAATCGTGGat ggcGTGgtcgagaaaataaagaaaatgaaagaaatatggaaGATGGTGTTCGTGATGGTAGTTATAGTAGTAATAGAAGGGGTAGAGGTGGCCCAGGCAGACCTGGTCGAGGAGGACGAGGTGGAGGAAGAGGACTTGGTCCTCGAACATTTGCCAATCGAAATGATCCATCATCCGCTTCATCAACTCATAGTTTTAATCGATCAATTGATACATGGACAGGTAATGAAGAACAACAACAAACTACTCAAGAACCAAAAATGG ATGCATGGAATAATTTGGATTCTGCAGAAGACTGGGATAATGAAGAATATACAGGTTCATTGGCAGATACAAAAGTTTTTACACCAAGCACTTCTATAACTGAACCTACATCTTCTACAGAAGAACCTAAAACTCAGGATCGACAAACAGTACAATCAAATCAGaatgtaaatttatcattactaCAACAGGaa gaatTACCAAAATTGTCAGAAATACCACCAATACAGCAACAAACTTTAATACAACAAACACAGCAACAACAGCCTATATTAAGTTTACCAGCAATGCAGTTATCACAACAACCAAATGCTATAAGTGGTGGAGTATTAACAGCTGCCCAAACACAGTATTTAACACAACTTACCCAACAAACAAGTGAAAATTTGAAAGCTGCTGGACAAAATACATTTTCCTCTTCGATATCCAatcaa ccTCAAAGACAGACAAAACAACGTCCAAGGGTTCCACCTCCATCGAAAATACCATCTAGTGCTGTAGAAATGCCTGGAGATGCTGTGAATAGTGGCATTGGATTTCTTGATGTCCAATTTGGTGCACTTGAATTTGGTAGCGATTCAAGCTCTCTTGATGGTTctgcaaatgaaaaatacaattcaGCTAGTAATACAATAACTGGTGTAGATGTATCTTCTACTAATACTGTAAACACTGCCAATACAAATAGTTCTTTGGATATTGAAACAACGCAACCATCATCAACAACACCTTTCAATACTACTTCGCAAatg ttATCAAATAGCGACAACTTACCAGTATCAAGTGAACATTCGATAAACGCTCAAACATTCACTGCTCGTGGTAGCAGTACTGGACAAACTTTAGATATAACTAAGCAAGATTTTACTTCACAAGTTTCACCAGGAAATGCTCCCTATGGTACAACTACAACTTATCAATCTCAAAAGACATCATTTCAAACACCTACTGCAACACCAAACACTTATAATGCATATTCTACAAATGCTCAATCCACTCAATCATCTTTTCAAACTGCGTCAGGCACGAGTGCTAATAATTATTCTGCAACAGCTACTGTTTCACAAGCAAGTTATAATTCTTCATCATCATTTCCTCAATCTAATACGTCAACCTTTAGTCAAGCTTCTCCTTCTGCATCTGCATCTGCAACTTCGGGTTATAATCAACCAACAACTACAAATCAG gTATATCAATCTGCAAGTGGATATGTACCTACTACAACTTCTCAATATCAAGCACAGTCTGTAGCCACAAATACTGTATCAAATAGTAATACAGGCTATCAAAGTGGATATCAAGGATCGTCTTCATTTCAATCGACTCCACAAGCTTACCAACCATCTGCTACTACATTTACTTCACCTATAACTCAAACATCTGGAGCTTATCAAAGTGCAGCACAATCT gtgTATGCGAGTGCATATGGTACATATGCCAGTCAACCACAAACAGCATCTcacaatcataaattaaacaataatactaCAAAAGATTCTCAGTATGATAGTAATGCAACAACATCAAATAGTTCTCTTGCAACTACAACAGCACCTACATTAGGTCTTAGTTCTGCTTCCGTAAATAGTTCACAAACTAAAGTAACGAATTCTaatg CGGTACCGAAAAGTACATCGAGTGGTGTAGTAACAGGTAGTAGTGGAAGTGGAAATATGACAGGTGGTGCAGCTGGTAATATGACACCAATGCTAAGTCATCAATATATTATGGGCCAAGGTGTACCTTATGCATTTCAACAACCAGTATATAGTTATGAGGAATTGCAACTTATGCAACAAAGAATACCGCATATG CCAACTACTGGTTACTATGACGCGGCCTTGGGCTATCAGACAACCGGCCCTGCTACCAGTCTTGGTGGGGGACGAGGAGATGCACTCTCTGGTGTACAAGGTGTTCAAGGAGTACAAGGTGTACAAGGAGCCTATACCAGTATTAGTGATGCCAGGTTCGCTAGAAATGACAGCAATGCATCTCCAGTTCCATCTACTATGTCACAACAg actGCTACACAGCATCAGCAACCAATGATGAATCCTACACTTCCTCCAACATatgcatattttgcatatgGTGGTGGAATAATGCCAGGTGGCTTTCAATATGGAACCCCTGCTATTTATCCT CAGATAGCGACTGCTGGTAACGCGGGTACGAATAGTGGTGCATATAGTGCTAAACCAGGAAGTTATGGATCTGGATATGGAGCTGGTGCAAGTTATGATGCATTAGCATCTGCTGGTCCCTCTGCTGAATATAAAGGTGCAGGAAGCAGTTACACTAGTACACAAGCTGGTAAAACTGGAACATCTACTGGAAATACGAATACTGGTGGATCGTCTGCAACCGATATAACCGCTACTATGTATGCAAAAAGTCATGTAGCACTTAGTAAAGTGAAT tcttACGACAAACAAACTTTTCACTCAGCAACTCCTCCGCCATTTAGTCTTACTGGAAGTCAAAATGCTGGTTTACCTGGTGCATATGGAACACCACATTTGTTTATTCCTACTATGCCTCATCAATTACACCAACCACTTCATCAAGATGGTGGTAGTAGTACAGGCCAAAGGTCTAATACAAGTTCTCAAAATAAAGCCCAAGCAAAACCTGGTTATAGTCCTAGTTACTGGACtggaagtaattaa
- the LOC107999423 gene encoding protein lingerer isoform X4, whose translation MSSSNKSVSSGGRGTNKNKSQQHGKSDHHQTKSSDSIKHEKMQMRHAQIIDTRMGSGEDPILKERIKQVMDMTRRSEDEVVMALHDSDGDLDRAVNDLLEGVKTEWEVKKKKPRQPSGSKQSMDASGGQDESSDWDERRNQRGGGPPRMRGRANHDNRGWRGRENKENERNMEDGVRDGSYSSNRRGRGGPGRPGRGGRGGGRGLGPRTFANRNDPSSASSTHSFNRSIDTWTGNEEQQQTTQEPKMDAWNNLDSAEDWDNEEYTGSLADTKVFTPSTSITEPTSSTEEPKTQDRQTVQSNQNVNLSLLQQEELPKLSEIPPIQQQTLIQQTQQQQPILSLPAMQLSQQPNAISGGVLTAAQTQYLTQLTQQTSENLKAAGQNTFSSSISNQPQRQTKQRPRVPPPSKIPSSAVEMPGDAVNSGIGFLDVQFGALEFGSDSSSLDGSANEKYNSASNTITGVDVSSTNTVNTANTNSSLDIETTQPSSTTPFNTTSQMLSNSDNLPVSSEHSINAQTFTARGSSTGQTLDITKQDFTSQVSPGNAPYGTTTTYQSQKTSFQTPTATPNTYNAYSTNAQSTQSSFQTASGTSANNYSATATVSQASYNSSSSFPQSNTSTFSQASPSASASATSGYNQPTTTNQVYQSASGYVPTTTSQYQAQSVATNTVSNSNTGYQSGYQGSSSFQSTPQAYQPSATTFTSPITQTSGAYQSAAQSVYASAYGTYASQPQTASHNHKLNNNTTKDSQYDSNATTSNSSLATTTAPTLGLSSASVNSSQTKVTNSNAVPKSTSSGVVTGSSGSGNMTGGAAGNMTPMLSHQYIMGQGVPYAFQQPVYSYEELQLMQQRIPHMPTTGYYDAALGYQTTGPATSLGGGRGDALSGVQGVQGVQGVQGAYTSISDARFARNDSNASPVPSTMSQQTATQHQQPMMNPTLPPTYAYFAYGGGIMPGGFQYGTPAIYPIATAGNAGTNSGAYSAKPGSYGSGYGAGASYDALASAGPSAEYKGAGSSYTSTQAGKTGTSTGNTNTGGSSATDITATMYAKSHVALSKVNSYDKQTFHSATPPPFSLTGSQNAGLPGAYGTPHLFIPTMPHQLHQPLHQDGGSSTGQRSNTSSQNKAQAKPGYSPSYWTGSN comes from the exons ATGAGTTCAAGCAACAAATCGGTGTCCTCCGGTGGGAGAGGcaccaataaaaataaatcacaacAGCATGGAAAATCAGATCATCATCAAACTAAATCATCGGATTcaataaaacatgaaaaaatgcAG ATGCGGCATGCACAAATTATTGACACTAGAATGGGTAGTGGTGAAGATCCTATTTTGAAAGAACGTATAAAACAAGTTATGGATATGACTAGACGGTCAGAAGACGAAGTTGTTATGGCTTTACATGATAGTGATGGAGACTTGGATCGTGCAGTTAATGATCTTTTGGAAGGAGTAAAAACAGAATGggaagtgaaaaaaaagaagcctCGTCAACCTAGTGGTTCAAAACAAAGTATGGATGCTTCTGGTGGTCAAGATGAAAGTAGTGATTGGGATGAAAGGCGTAATCAACGAGGAGGTGGTCCTCCCCGTATGCGAGGTCGTGCTAATCATGATAATCGTGGat ggcGTGgtcgagaaaataaagaaaatgaaagaaatatggaaGATGGTGTTCGTGATGGTAGTTATAGTAGTAATAGAAGGGGTAGAGGTGGCCCAGGCAGACCTGGTCGAGGAGGACGAGGTGGAGGAAGAGGACTTGGTCCTCGAACATTTGCCAATCGAAATGATCCATCATCCGCTTCATCAACTCATAGTTTTAATCGATCAATTGATACATGGACAGGTAATGAAGAACAACAACAAACTACTCAAGAACCAAAAATGG ATGCATGGAATAATTTGGATTCTGCAGAAGACTGGGATAATGAAGAATATACAGGTTCATTGGCAGATACAAAAGTTTTTACACCAAGCACTTCTATAACTGAACCTACATCTTCTACAGAAGAACCTAAAACTCAGGATCGACAAACAGTACAATCAAATCAGaatgtaaatttatcattactaCAACAGGaa gaatTACCAAAATTGTCAGAAATACCACCAATACAGCAACAAACTTTAATACAACAAACACAGCAACAACAGCCTATATTAAGTTTACCAGCAATGCAGTTATCACAACAACCAAATGCTATAAGTGGTGGAGTATTAACAGCTGCCCAAACACAGTATTTAACACAACTTACCCAACAAACAAGTGAAAATTTGAAAGCTGCTGGACAAAATACATTTTCCTCTTCGATATCCAatcaa ccTCAAAGACAGACAAAACAACGTCCAAGGGTTCCACCTCCATCGAAAATACCATCTAGTGCTGTAGAAATGCCTGGAGATGCTGTGAATAGTGGCATTGGATTTCTTGATGTCCAATTTGGTGCACTTGAATTTGGTAGCGATTCAAGCTCTCTTGATGGTTctgcaaatgaaaaatacaattcaGCTAGTAATACAATAACTGGTGTAGATGTATCTTCTACTAATACTGTAAACACTGCCAATACAAATAGTTCTTTGGATATTGAAACAACGCAACCATCATCAACAACACCTTTCAATACTACTTCGCAAatg ttATCAAATAGCGACAACTTACCAGTATCAAGTGAACATTCGATAAACGCTCAAACATTCACTGCTCGTGGTAGCAGTACTGGACAAACTTTAGATATAACTAAGCAAGATTTTACTTCACAAGTTTCACCAGGAAATGCTCCCTATGGTACAACTACAACTTATCAATCTCAAAAGACATCATTTCAAACACCTACTGCAACACCAAACACTTATAATGCATATTCTACAAATGCTCAATCCACTCAATCATCTTTTCAAACTGCGTCAGGCACGAGTGCTAATAATTATTCTGCAACAGCTACTGTTTCACAAGCAAGTTATAATTCTTCATCATCATTTCCTCAATCTAATACGTCAACCTTTAGTCAAGCTTCTCCTTCTGCATCTGCATCTGCAACTTCGGGTTATAATCAACCAACAACTACAAATCAG gTATATCAATCTGCAAGTGGATATGTACCTACTACAACTTCTCAATATCAAGCACAGTCTGTAGCCACAAATACTGTATCAAATAGTAATACAGGCTATCAAAGTGGATATCAAGGATCGTCTTCATTTCAATCGACTCCACAAGCTTACCAACCATCTGCTACTACATTTACTTCACCTATAACTCAAACATCTGGAGCTTATCAAAGTGCAGCACAATCT gtgTATGCGAGTGCATATGGTACATATGCCAGTCAACCACAAACAGCATCTcacaatcataaattaaacaataatactaCAAAAGATTCTCAGTATGATAGTAATGCAACAACATCAAATAGTTCTCTTGCAACTACAACAGCACCTACATTAGGTCTTAGTTCTGCTTCCGTAAATAGTTCACAAACTAAAGTAACGAATTCTaatg CGGTACCGAAAAGTACATCGAGTGGTGTAGTAACAGGTAGTAGTGGAAGTGGAAATATGACAGGTGGTGCAGCTGGTAATATGACACCAATGCTAAGTCATCAATATATTATGGGCCAAGGTGTACCTTATGCATTTCAACAACCAGTATATAGTTATGAGGAATTGCAACTTATGCAACAAAGAATACCGCATATG CCAACTACTGGTTACTATGACGCGGCCTTGGGCTATCAGACAACCGGCCCTGCTACCAGTCTTGGTGGGGGACGAGGAGATGCACTCTCTGGTGTACAAGGTGTTCAAGGAGTACAAGGTGTACAAGGAGCCTATACCAGTATTAGTGATGCCAGGTTCGCTAGAAATGACAGCAATGCATCTCCAGTTCCATCTACTATGTCACAACAg actGCTACACAGCATCAGCAACCAATGATGAATCCTACACTTCCTCCAACATatgcatattttgcatatgGTGGTGGAATAATGCCAGGTGGCTTTCAATATGGAACCCCTGCTATTTATCCT ATAGCGACTGCTGGTAACGCGGGTACGAATAGTGGTGCATATAGTGCTAAACCAGGAAGTTATGGATCTGGATATGGAGCTGGTGCAAGTTATGATGCATTAGCATCTGCTGGTCCCTCTGCTGAATATAAAGGTGCAGGAAGCAGTTACACTAGTACACAAGCTGGTAAAACTGGAACATCTACTGGAAATACGAATACTGGTGGATCGTCTGCAACCGATATAACCGCTACTATGTATGCAAAAAGTCATGTAGCACTTAGTAAAGTGAAT tcttACGACAAACAAACTTTTCACTCAGCAACTCCTCCGCCATTTAGTCTTACTGGAAGTCAAAATGCTGGTTTACCTGGTGCATATGGAACACCACATTTGTTTATTCCTACTATGCCTCATCAATTACACCAACCACTTCATCAAGATGGTGGTAGTAGTACAGGCCAAAGGTCTAATACAAGTTCTCAAAATAAAGCCCAAGCAAAACCTGGTTATAGTCCTAGTTACTGGACtggaagtaattaa
- the LOC107999423 gene encoding protein lingerer isoform X7 — MSSSNKSVSSGGRGTNKNKSQQHGKSDHHQTKSSDSIKHEKMQMRHAQIIDTRMGSGEDPILKERIKQVMDMTRRSEDEVVMALHDSDGDLDRAVNDLLEGVKTEWEVKKKKPRQPSGSKQSMDASGGQDESSDWDERRNQRGGGPPRMRGRANHDNRGWRGRENKENERNMEDGVRDGSYSSNRRGRGGPGRPGRGGRGGGRGLGPRTFANRNDPSSASSTHSFNRSIDTWTGNEEQQQTTQEPKMDAWNNLDSAEDWDNEEYTGSLADTKVFTPSTSITEPTSSTEEPKTQDRQTVQSNQNELPKLSEIPPIQQQTLIQQTQQQQPILSLPAMQLSQQPNAISGGVLTAAQTQYLTQLTQQTSENLKAAGQNTFSSSISNQPQRQTKQRPRVPPPSKIPSSAVEMPGDAVNSGIGFLDVQFGALEFGSDSSSLDGSANEKYNSASNTITGVDVSSTNTVNTANTNSSLDIETTQPSSTTPFNTTSQMLSNSDNLPVSSEHSINAQTFTARGSSTGQTLDITKQDFTSQVSPGNAPYGTTTTYQSQKTSFQTPTATPNTYNAYSTNAQSTQSSFQTASGTSANNYSATATVSQASYNSSSSFPQSNTSTFSQASPSASASATSGYNQPTTTNQVYQSASGYVPTTTSQYQAQSVATNTVSNSNTGYQSGYQGSSSFQSTPQAYQPSATTFTSPITQTSGAYQSAAQSVYASAYGTYASQPQTASHNHKLNNNTTKDSQYDSNATTSNSSLATTTAPTLGLSSASVNSSQTKVTNSNAVPKSTSSGVVTGSSGSGNMTGGAAGNMTPMLSHQYIMGQGVPYAFQQPVYSYEELQLMQQRIPHMPTTGYYDAALGYQTTGPATSLGGGRGDALSGVQGVQGVQGVQGAYTSISDARFARNDSNASPVPSTMSQQTATQHQQPMMNPTLPPTYAYFAYGGGIMPGGFQYGTPAIYPIATAGNAGTNSGAYSAKPGSYGSGYGAGASYDALASAGPSAEYKGAGSSYTSTQAGKTGTSTGNTNTGGSSATDITATMYAKSHVALSKVNSYDKQTFHSATPPPFSLTGSQNAGLPGAYGTPHLFIPTMPHQLHQPLHQDGGSSTGQRSNTSSQNKAQAKPGYSPSYWTGSN; from the exons ATGAGTTCAAGCAACAAATCGGTGTCCTCCGGTGGGAGAGGcaccaataaaaataaatcacaacAGCATGGAAAATCAGATCATCATCAAACTAAATCATCGGATTcaataaaacatgaaaaaatgcAG ATGCGGCATGCACAAATTATTGACACTAGAATGGGTAGTGGTGAAGATCCTATTTTGAAAGAACGTATAAAACAAGTTATGGATATGACTAGACGGTCAGAAGACGAAGTTGTTATGGCTTTACATGATAGTGATGGAGACTTGGATCGTGCAGTTAATGATCTTTTGGAAGGAGTAAAAACAGAATGggaagtgaaaaaaaagaagcctCGTCAACCTAGTGGTTCAAAACAAAGTATGGATGCTTCTGGTGGTCAAGATGAAAGTAGTGATTGGGATGAAAGGCGTAATCAACGAGGAGGTGGTCCTCCCCGTATGCGAGGTCGTGCTAATCATGATAATCGTGGat ggcGTGgtcgagaaaataaagaaaatgaaagaaatatggaaGATGGTGTTCGTGATGGTAGTTATAGTAGTAATAGAAGGGGTAGAGGTGGCCCAGGCAGACCTGGTCGAGGAGGACGAGGTGGAGGAAGAGGACTTGGTCCTCGAACATTTGCCAATCGAAATGATCCATCATCCGCTTCATCAACTCATAGTTTTAATCGATCAATTGATACATGGACAGGTAATGAAGAACAACAACAAACTACTCAAGAACCAAAAATGG ATGCATGGAATAATTTGGATTCTGCAGAAGACTGGGATAATGAAGAATATACAGGTTCATTGGCAGATACAAAAGTTTTTACACCAAGCACTTCTATAACTGAACCTACATCTTCTACAGAAGAACCTAAAACTCAGGATCGACAAACAGTACAATCAAATCAGaat gaatTACCAAAATTGTCAGAAATACCACCAATACAGCAACAAACTTTAATACAACAAACACAGCAACAACAGCCTATATTAAGTTTACCAGCAATGCAGTTATCACAACAACCAAATGCTATAAGTGGTGGAGTATTAACAGCTGCCCAAACACAGTATTTAACACAACTTACCCAACAAACAAGTGAAAATTTGAAAGCTGCTGGACAAAATACATTTTCCTCTTCGATATCCAatcaa ccTCAAAGACAGACAAAACAACGTCCAAGGGTTCCACCTCCATCGAAAATACCATCTAGTGCTGTAGAAATGCCTGGAGATGCTGTGAATAGTGGCATTGGATTTCTTGATGTCCAATTTGGTGCACTTGAATTTGGTAGCGATTCAAGCTCTCTTGATGGTTctgcaaatgaaaaatacaattcaGCTAGTAATACAATAACTGGTGTAGATGTATCTTCTACTAATACTGTAAACACTGCCAATACAAATAGTTCTTTGGATATTGAAACAACGCAACCATCATCAACAACACCTTTCAATACTACTTCGCAAatg ttATCAAATAGCGACAACTTACCAGTATCAAGTGAACATTCGATAAACGCTCAAACATTCACTGCTCGTGGTAGCAGTACTGGACAAACTTTAGATATAACTAAGCAAGATTTTACTTCACAAGTTTCACCAGGAAATGCTCCCTATGGTACAACTACAACTTATCAATCTCAAAAGACATCATTTCAAACACCTACTGCAACACCAAACACTTATAATGCATATTCTACAAATGCTCAATCCACTCAATCATCTTTTCAAACTGCGTCAGGCACGAGTGCTAATAATTATTCTGCAACAGCTACTGTTTCACAAGCAAGTTATAATTCTTCATCATCATTTCCTCAATCTAATACGTCAACCTTTAGTCAAGCTTCTCCTTCTGCATCTGCATCTGCAACTTCGGGTTATAATCAACCAACAACTACAAATCAG gTATATCAATCTGCAAGTGGATATGTACCTACTACAACTTCTCAATATCAAGCACAGTCTGTAGCCACAAATACTGTATCAAATAGTAATACAGGCTATCAAAGTGGATATCAAGGATCGTCTTCATTTCAATCGACTCCACAAGCTTACCAACCATCTGCTACTACATTTACTTCACCTATAACTCAAACATCTGGAGCTTATCAAAGTGCAGCACAATCT gtgTATGCGAGTGCATATGGTACATATGCCAGTCAACCACAAACAGCATCTcacaatcataaattaaacaataatactaCAAAAGATTCTCAGTATGATAGTAATGCAACAACATCAAATAGTTCTCTTGCAACTACAACAGCACCTACATTAGGTCTTAGTTCTGCTTCCGTAAATAGTTCACAAACTAAAGTAACGAATTCTaatg CGGTACCGAAAAGTACATCGAGTGGTGTAGTAACAGGTAGTAGTGGAAGTGGAAATATGACAGGTGGTGCAGCTGGTAATATGACACCAATGCTAAGTCATCAATATATTATGGGCCAAGGTGTACCTTATGCATTTCAACAACCAGTATATAGTTATGAGGAATTGCAACTTATGCAACAAAGAATACCGCATATG CCAACTACTGGTTACTATGACGCGGCCTTGGGCTATCAGACAACCGGCCCTGCTACCAGTCTTGGTGGGGGACGAGGAGATGCACTCTCTGGTGTACAAGGTGTTCAAGGAGTACAAGGTGTACAAGGAGCCTATACCAGTATTAGTGATGCCAGGTTCGCTAGAAATGACAGCAATGCATCTCCAGTTCCATCTACTATGTCACAACAg actGCTACACAGCATCAGCAACCAATGATGAATCCTACACTTCCTCCAACATatgcatattttgcatatgGTGGTGGAATAATGCCAGGTGGCTTTCAATATGGAACCCCTGCTATTTATCCT ATAGCGACTGCTGGTAACGCGGGTACGAATAGTGGTGCATATAGTGCTAAACCAGGAAGTTATGGATCTGGATATGGAGCTGGTGCAAGTTATGATGCATTAGCATCTGCTGGTCCCTCTGCTGAATATAAAGGTGCAGGAAGCAGTTACACTAGTACACAAGCTGGTAAAACTGGAACATCTACTGGAAATACGAATACTGGTGGATCGTCTGCAACCGATATAACCGCTACTATGTATGCAAAAAGTCATGTAGCACTTAGTAAAGTGAAT tcttACGACAAACAAACTTTTCACTCAGCAACTCCTCCGCCATTTAGTCTTACTGGAAGTCAAAATGCTGGTTTACCTGGTGCATATGGAACACCACATTTGTTTATTCCTACTATGCCTCATCAATTACACCAACCACTTCATCAAGATGGTGGTAGTAGTACAGGCCAAAGGTCTAATACAAGTTCTCAAAATAAAGCCCAAGCAAAACCTGGTTATAGTCCTAGTTACTGGACtggaagtaattaa